The proteins below come from a single Prolixibacter sp. NT017 genomic window:
- the mbpA gene encoding mobilization protein MbpA, with protein MKRKKIEFRCSSLEKAIIKKKAENAGLKISEFCRATALGQRVTFRMTDEELSVYKMLVTYSNNFTRIGNLFRDKDTRFAQEIRQTSDEIKKHLRRLQ; from the coding sequence ATGAAAAGAAAGAAAATAGAATTTCGTTGTAGTTCACTTGAAAAAGCGATCATTAAAAAGAAGGCAGAGAATGCCGGTTTAAAAATCAGTGAATTTTGCCGTGCAACGGCTCTGGGGCAGCGTGTCACTTTTCGAATGACGGATGAAGAGCTCTCCGTATATAAGATGCTTGTAACCTACAGCAATAATTTCACACGGATCGGCAATCTATTCCGAGATAAGGATACCAGATTTGCCCAGGAGATTCGGCAAACTTCGGACGAAATAAAAAAGCATTTAAGGAGACTACAATGA
- a CDS encoding toprim domain-containing protein, with amino-acid sequence MKREIKLQCDTARNLSIFDFLRSVGITPRRENSREAWYASPFRSEAIPSFKVSKVLNRWFDHGAGIGGNIIDLVVALNNDCSVQDALAILEKGTSLSFHEQIDSDSMPERNRIEILSVTPIQHPGLKRYYSSRAIPDLVISRYAYEVHYSLGGNRYFAIGMKNVSGGWELRNQYYKNSSSPKDYTLIRNCNSMLSITEGMFDFFTLVSEDPELAKTSDFVILNSLSFLDRVTEILPFYKHVDLYLDNDSSGKQAAKKLCSLYNVCSDLSSRYSAYKDLNECANSANFGCTRKMSR; translated from the coding sequence ATGAAAAGAGAAATAAAACTACAGTGCGACACAGCTCGAAATTTATCAATATTTGACTTTTTACGTTCTGTTGGAATAACTCCCCGGAGAGAAAATTCGAGGGAAGCCTGGTATGCCAGTCCGTTTAGATCGGAAGCAATACCTTCTTTTAAAGTGTCGAAGGTGTTGAATCGTTGGTTTGACCATGGTGCCGGTATTGGTGGCAATATCATTGACCTGGTTGTTGCTTTAAACAACGATTGTTCCGTTCAGGATGCTTTGGCAATTTTGGAGAAAGGCACTTCTCTTTCTTTTCATGAGCAAATTGATTCGGACTCAATGCCGGAAAGAAACCGAATTGAAATACTTAGTGTTACTCCGATTCAGCACCCAGGACTGAAAAGATATTATTCCTCCAGGGCAATTCCCGATCTGGTGATATCCAGATATGCGTACGAGGTACATTATTCGTTAGGCGGAAATAGATATTTCGCTATCGGAATGAAGAATGTGTCCGGAGGTTGGGAATTGAGAAATCAGTATTACAAAAATTCGAGCTCGCCGAAAGATTATACTTTAATCCGAAATTGTAATTCGATGCTTTCAATTACAGAGGGCATGTTCGATTTTTTCACGCTCGTCTCGGAAGATCCGGAACTCGCAAAAACGTCTGATTTTGTAATTCTAAACTCCCTTTCTTTTTTGGATCGGGTGACTGAAATACTTCCCTTCTATAAACACGTCGATCTTTACCTGGATAACGATTCATCCGGGAAGCAGGCAGCAAAAAAGCTGTGTTCCTTATACAACGTTTGTAGTGATTTATCGAGCCGGTATTCGGCATATAAGGATCTTAATGAGTGTGCAAATAGCGCAAATTTTGGATGTACGCGAAAAATGTCGCGATAG
- a CDS encoding ADP-ribosylglycohydrolase family protein has product MTEISLDKYTGCLIGGAIGDALGAPIEFMDLETIKSTFGKIGVQDYVEFSDGFGEFTDDTQMTLFTAEGLLRAYYRSPLNGTVGEFNAISHHSYLRWLHTQGVPVEKDNIKEGVYDIEQGWLIKQKELYKRRAPGNTCLNALSSGVAGTVENPINDSKGCGAIMRVAPIGLLYNNDSKEAFKIACELSAITHGHPTGYLSAGFFASVISNLAKGLHLNDSIENSIKILTGWEFHEETLGAVIKSKELFNATKNNKNHDFETVEKLGEGWIAEEALSISLYCSLLYENDFKSGVLYSVNHSGDCDSTGSITGNILGLINGEFAIPLNWIEKLRYSSIVSQIAEDLHTRIKGNSVVSDTEWLEKYPGF; this is encoded by the coding sequence ATGACAGAAATTTCTTTAGATAAATATACCGGTTGTTTGATTGGGGGGGCGATTGGTGATGCTTTAGGAGCTCCAATTGAGTTCATGGATTTAGAGACAATTAAATCTACATTTGGAAAAATCGGAGTTCAAGATTATGTTGAGTTTTCTGATGGATTCGGTGAATTTACAGATGATACTCAGATGACTTTATTTACAGCCGAAGGATTATTAAGGGCATATTATAGGTCCCCATTAAATGGAACTGTTGGAGAATTTAATGCTATTTCACACCACTCGTATTTGCGTTGGTTACACACACAAGGAGTACCAGTTGAAAAAGATAATATAAAGGAAGGCGTTTATGACATTGAACAAGGTTGGCTGATTAAACAAAAAGAGTTGTATAAAAGACGTGCACCAGGAAATACTTGTTTGAATGCTTTGTCAAGTGGGGTTGCAGGGACAGTTGAGAACCCAATCAATGACAGTAAAGGTTGTGGAGCAATTATGAGAGTTGCTCCAATTGGACTTCTTTACAATAACGATAGTAAGGAAGCATTTAAAATTGCATGTGAACTATCTGCAATAACACATGGACATCCAACTGGATATCTAAGTGCTGGATTTTTTGCCTCCGTCATCTCTAATCTTGCAAAAGGATTACACCTTAATGATTCAATTGAGAATTCTATTAAGATTTTAACAGGGTGGGAATTTCACGAAGAGACATTAGGTGCTGTGATAAAAAGCAAAGAACTTTTCAATGCGACTAAGAATAATAAAAACCACGATTTTGAAACCGTTGAGAAACTTGGAGAAGGATGGATAGCAGAGGAAGCATTGTCAATTTCTTTATACTGTTCGTTACTTTACGAAAATGATTTTAAAAGTGGTGTATTGTATTCTGTAAACCATAGCGGTGATTGTGATAGTACTGGTTCAATAACAGGAAATATTCTGGGATTAATCAACGGCGAATTTGCAATACCTTTAAACTGGATTGAGAAATTAAGATATAGTAGTATTGTTTCTCAAATAGCGGAAGATTTACATACAAGAATTAAAGGCAATTCGGTTGTGTCTGATACTGAATGGTTGGAAAAATATCCCGGATTCTAA
- a CDS encoding relaxase/mobilization nuclease domain-containing protein encodes MIGKAKSIAHTANAVDYAVKKNGAEIIDKRMVVGESGVEIAAEFRVFQDLNHSTKNKSISMVLSPEPEDGRKLGNTEFRNIANEFLSGMGLEEHQAIVVKHTDRNHAHLHIICNRIDSSGGTYKDKFIGKKAQRIADVVAGSLGLIRARVVRDLKKKSSLQLRNEIYRLHKEAMNSMPMDFTQYVDVMISKGVDIEPAVNKKGKLQGFRVRYQGQSFKASEVDRNMSFSKLTFTHNTKIGSTPTIRKMQGRKNGLSL; translated from the coding sequence ATGATTGGCAAGGCAAAGAGTATAGCACATACAGCCAATGCTGTTGACTATGCCGTAAAAAAAAACGGCGCTGAAATAATTGACAAAAGGATGGTCGTTGGGGAAAGCGGTGTTGAGATTGCTGCTGAATTTAGGGTCTTTCAGGATTTAAATCATTCGACCAAAAATAAATCAATTAGTATGGTCTTGTCTCCGGAGCCTGAAGATGGTCGAAAGTTGGGAAATACGGAATTTCGGAATATTGCAAATGAGTTTTTGTCCGGGATGGGACTTGAGGAGCACCAGGCTATTGTCGTAAAGCACACAGACCGGAATCACGCGCATTTGCATATCATATGTAATAGAATTGATTCTTCTGGAGGAACATACAAAGACAAATTTATTGGTAAGAAGGCACAAAGAATCGCTGATGTAGTTGCCGGCAGTCTCGGTTTGATTAGAGCGAGAGTAGTTCGGGACTTAAAAAAGAAAAGTTCTTTGCAATTGAGAAACGAGATTTATCGGTTGCATAAAGAAGCCATGAACAGCATGCCGATGGACTTCACTCAGTATGTTGACGTGATGATTTCGAAAGGCGTAGATATTGAACCCGCTGTAAATAAGAAAGGGAAACTTCAGGGATTTCGTGTGAGATATCAAGGGCAGAGCTTCAAAGCATCAGAAGTTGATCGGAATATGAGTTTTTCGAAACTGACTTTCACCCACAATACCAAAATTGGATCTACCCCAACCATTCGTAAAATGCAAGGAAGAAAGAACGGATTATCGTTATGA